One Argentina anserina chromosome 6, drPotAnse1.1, whole genome shotgun sequence genomic window, CTTTCTTCTGCCAATAACTCTTCTTTTGTCTTGGTCTTGTTTGTTTCCTTGCGTAgaacaaggaaagaaaaactTCAAAGAGATGAAGAGCGAAACAAATTTTAATATTCACAGAAGGTTATTTCAAGAAGTATtgcctgaaaataaaaatctagTGAAACATCATATATAAAATGTGTGTAGAGCCAAATTTCAGGGTTTAGTCCTTCAGTCGATTAAAAGTTTATAACCACACTTAAAATACACCTAAAAGGACACGAAAGGTTATGATTCTTCTATTTTATCCCAAAATAATACTATTAACTGGTACCTGGTTACTTGATTGCTGCCGAGGCAGCCCATCATGATCAATAATAGGTCTATACTGACTACGGTTTTTCCGCTCCTCATCAGCTCTTCGTGAGAAATGATCATGCTCCAGCACTctacaaataaaagaaatgacAGTTATTACATTGAAAATCTAAATAAATAAGCATTTTCAATTACCAATTTTTTTGGTTGCTCTTACTCTAGATTCAAATTCAACTAGATTTTAGAACTTAGCACCTGTTACATATTGAAAGTAAAACCTACAAGCAAGCTGAGTTGAAAGAAACTGAGCATGATATCATACCTTTGATATCTAGGAAGAGTTTGTGAAGCTCTTTCGcccttaattattttttctagCAAGGATCGTTCATGCAGTGCTGCAATGGCTGCTGCAACCTGGGACACGCATACCACCTTATTGAAGATGCTTCCCTTTATATTACATGCACCATCAGTGCTTAGTGGCTTTGTAATTTCATCATCCCCAACACAACTGCCATCAACATCTAAATTTTGAGAACAGTCTTCTGAAGCAGGAGGTTCTGTCaccttttgatccaaggggaAAACCAAGAAACCCAAGGCAGCATCTAGTATGCAATGCTTGAGAATGTTTATGGAAAATATTGTTCCATTCAATTCACCATAGAGTTTGGAAAGCTGAGATGCCAGCCACACTAATGACTCAACCAATATGGGACACCCAAAACCCCGATTCTCTGAATCAGTATAATCTACCTTACTAATAGCTTCCCTTATGATAGCCCTCAAGCACAGGGTAATCAGCAAAACTAAATGATCTCTCATGGGCACATCAATCACAATTCCATACTTGGGCGAATTCACTATCACCCACATCGCCAGATCACACTCTCTAACCACACCTAACCCCAAAATAGCACGTAGTACACAGTTCGAATACATAGAAGGATACTCATTCCATCCCCCCAATTCATTTTTTATAGCCCAATACTCTGATGGCAGCAATCTACTACATCCCTTGTCACAAATCATCTTCTCACTATCTTCTCTACCAGAAAAATCTGCACACTCAGCTGACAAAACTGATGGGAGTGTGAATGTTTTATTAAAAACATCCAACGCGGAAGAGGTAACAACACCAGGGCAATCCCTGTAGAACATGTTGCACCCAAATTCTGCATAGTGGTGCTCCAAAGACAAGCAGAGGTCTGAGCCATTATGCACTTGAACAAAGCTTTGACCAGCTTGGGATTGGTCGGGGGATTCAAGTGTTTTGGGGTAATGTAGCGGCGGGAGGAGGTGGTGCAGAGGGCTGGGGCAGCGGAGGGAGTGGGAGAAAAGGGAGTGAGGGTGCACGCGGTGATTGCAATTAACAGGGCAGGTAATGAGACCATCATTGTCATGCAAATCATCTCGGCTGGGGACAGGGAGCAGACTCGAAAGCGAGTCAAGAGTCCGGGAACAGTCACCAATAAGGCTGCTTAATGATGAGACTGCTGTCGAAAGGTCAGGAGGCAGAAGAGGAGCTTTCATTTCGGATTGTGCATTCTGCGGCCGAGGGTTAAACACATTGGGGTTAGGAATTGAGGGAGGGAAAGTGAATGGTGTGTGGGAAAACTGCGCCGGAGTACGGTTCATTGCATAGTAATTACAATCTAACCTTCTCTAACAACACCGAGAATTCCCACCTGCATTATGATTTGATATACAATATCATGATCTAGAATCTCCTAAATAAATTTAACCTAaactccaaaaaaaaaaaatcaaatctttATAGCTAAGTATGAACATTCATGAATATATAGAAGAACCCAGATTGTAATTGACAAGCTAACAGCATAGGGGACATCAGAGTTAAGATTAAGCTGATAAAGAAGTGAACTTGgatttttgaaaattagaGAAGCAGAAAATTATGGAATCAAATTGTTACAAATTGAGAGCAGTTAAGGATCCCATGTAGTTCTACTGAATCCGAATTGAAAAGTAGGGGAAGGATTAAGAGGGAGTTACCCGGAGATTGAGCAAGGTGCTGAATCGGCTGCGACGTCGCTTCGTTTCGACCTCAATAGCAGTGAGGGAAGCTCAAAGTGCAGAAACTCGTGGCGCCTTCAAAGCAAGACGACGTCATTTGACTGTTGGATTATCATGTAACAGGGAACACCGTTTTGATCTTATAGAGGGGTACAATtgtcttttcaattattttaCGGAATGGATCGGCTCGTATTCTGTTCGTATTCGGCCACCTCCGGCGCTTTTCCTGGCGTATTGTTGGTAGAAAGATAATATATGATTAAATTCACGTCGAATAGGCTCATCCGGCGTATTTTGACCGGCAGGAGATGCTTTCGAAAAGACTATTATACCCCTGCGTGTTATGTGCTTGTAAATAGCCCCTGCCGAGTTAACTGTTGGGAGATTTGTAGTACAACACGTATGCACTTGTGGAGGGTTTATACATAGTTTTGAGTGtgagcatctccaacagtaAAAGTTATATTAGTAGCTAAATATGGCTAATAATGAATTATAGTTAGCTTATTAATAAGTTATGCTCCAGCAAATACTTAGACTCAAATTGAGTTATAAATTAAATGTTAGAAAATTTatcaaaaaattaatatttctcTCAATCCTAGCTAAATTTAGCTATATCTTTTAGTACATTTTAGCTATTCTACTAGAAATAAAAGTTAACAAAAATCTAGCCAAATTTCAAAATAGATAGTCTCTTAGAAATGCCGATGTTTCAGAAGCGGCGGCAACATCCACCTTTGAGAGCTGCCATGAAGAGAACCACCTTGAGTTCTGTTCTTAAGGTACTACTACTGATTCAATATTgttttatcttcttcttttaaaGATTAATTCTTTACCATCCAATTAAATATTGCAGTTTGAAATCCGAGTTTGAATTTTAGCTTTTCTATTTTGGTTCGTGCGTTCTGAacaccatttttttttgttgctgtTGGAAGAATCTGAATTCCACGTTTCAATCTCCAGACATCTCTTTCATTCTTTTACATGTTATAAACTGTAAATAAAAGGGGGATGCTTGAGTCCAACATTTTTGGGAGATAAATTTCACTGTATATATAGATAGCAATCATAGCATATAAAAATTCATAGAAGTACCAAGTGTGGAACAGAAATACTACATATATTTTGTATTGCATCAACATGTATGTGTTTGTTTAGCTTCTTTTGCCAACATCTAGAGAGCTTATAGATCTTGTGTTGTATAAGCATGGAGGGGTAAGCCTCATTACATTCCCCTATCTAAGTGTATACTTCCTTAATCTATAAATTGCTCTCGCTttgttgagttttttttttaaatctataTTGAAAAGTCCTAGTCCAACCCGGTTTCAAATCCGGATGCGCCCCTGATCTCTACTCAATCCTGactgttttctttgtttttgttttctttcttgttgCGCCAATTTTTGTATTAGAAGCATAAGTACCTTTTCTTGCAAAGGTGCAAGGCACAacggaaaagaaaatattcacacacaagatagagaaaaaaaagggcAAAGACAATATGGTGGACCGAATAAGTGGGTTGCCGGATGATCTTCTTGTTGATATAGTCTCCCTCTTGCCAATAAAGGAAGCAGCAACCACTAGTATCCTTTCTAGGCGATGGAAACATGTGTGGAAGTATCATAAGTCTCTCAATTTTGATGTTCAATTTTGTGTCCAATCATCTTTCGAACACATACGGTATTGTCAAATGGAAGATGAAGCAATGGATCATGAAAGCCGCAGATAAGTGAATTGAGTAGACTCTCTGATAGAAAAACATGGAGCTCCCGCCATCAATCAATTCAGTGTTTGCTTTGAGATAGATCGTCGTTTTGCAACATCGGTTGATGGATGGctagagtttgcaatgaataAAAGAGTTCAGACTCTCGAATTGGACTTGCACCAGGTATTCAGCTACGCTCCTGAAGATACCTATCCATTTCCCTACAAATTATTAGGTTTCCTTGAAGCTTGATCGTGTGGATTTTTCTGACACTCCAATTCTACACCACTGTGGATTTAATTTCCTAAAAGTTCTCCATTTAAACTATGTTGGTGTGACTCAAGAAGTTCTCGAGTACTTCTTGTATAATTGTGCACTTCTCGAAAGATTAACTGTGCACATGCAATTAATTTGGTTAATTTAAGAGTTGCTTTGAAGCATTAATATCTATCAAATGGTAAGTATAATACCCCTGATGtgattttcttcatcttttttgtttcattatgTATATTCTTACTTCTTGTTTGGTGATTAGGACTATGATAGGAATCATGTATTTCCTACATTTGCAAATCTTAAGCATTTGGAGCTGATAGCTGAAGCACAATGCGGTAGGGCTCTTAGATTACTGACATCTTTCCTGAAGGCATCTCCTTATTTGCAAAGACTTTTGTTAAAGATATATAGATTCCTACTTGGCACATAATGCagtaattttttcatttcctttcttttcttgttaACTTTGTATTTTGGCCATTACCAAAGTACAATAACAATTGGATAAAATATCACAATCCCCGTACAGGTCCTTTTGGTTCATTGCTGCTTATACAACCAAGGTCATGGTGCTGCTTGATTCTTATAAATTTTGTGACGACCCGGTCTGCATTGGAACACCTATGAGTTCCGAAGATGCTGCCTCTTACCCTCATCATAATCTCAAGGTAGTAGAAGTCGAAGGGTATCCTGGTATATTATATGGTCATCATGTCATGTACTTGGTAAAGAGAGCTGTTTCATTGGAGAAAATTATAGTTGACCCTGTCCGGCGTTGGCATTGGAGGTAAAGGCGAGAGCTCGTGCTATGAAACGCCTCAAACGAAAGATCCCTTCAACTATAGAATTTGTATGAATGTAATTAGTGTTTTGAATCTCAGCCAGCCACACTAATGCCTCAACCAAATGGGACACTCAAGACCCTGATCTGAATCTGTACAATCTACCTTACTTAAAGCTTCCCTTGTGAGTTATGATAGCCCTCAAGCACAGAGCAATGAGCTAAACTATATGATCACTCATGGGGACAGTGACGGATCCTAATGGAGGCTAGAGGGGCTGTGGCTCCCTCGGCAAGactgaaattttattttaattattgtgTAATTATGTGTGATTATAGTCAAAATGCTATATTGTGGCATAATTGTTTGTAGTTATGACATAATTGTATATAATTATGGTAAAATTGTTTTCTATATATGGTATaattttgcattaattaacattaattcaaaatttaatGTATATTACTTCGAAAATTTTGATCCTTCCGGAGACATCAATCACAAATCCATACTTGGGCGAATTCGGTATCACCCACATCGCCAGATCGCACTCTAACCACACCTAACCCCAATATGGCACGTAGTAGTGTagtacacagttggaatacaTAGAAGGATACTCATTCCATCCCTGGACTTAATTTCATAGTCCAATACTCTGAtagcagaaatctaccacatCCCTTGTCACAATTCATCTTCTCACCGAGCTAAAAGTGTAGAAACTCGGGCCTTCTTTGCTTTTAAGCAGTAGCGATCAAAGCAAACTGAGTCCTCCCAACCGTACCACGTCGTTTGAGtgttctttttttccttcccGTCTCTTTTGGGGCAATATTTTCACATTGTTTTCCATTCTGTCCTTCAACAAGTACTAAAACACTATCGATGCTAGTAGAGTTTGACTCCGAGATGCAAAAACCAGACGAACCATTCTTCTAGTCTGAACAACTCGGGCAGAGAACGCCTTAACGGAGTAACCACACAGATCCACGAGGTCGACACTTGGAACTAGTTCTTCCCATTTTATTTGGATGGTTGTTACTTGGCACCAATTCTTTCCACTTTTATTGATACATAACATTTCGACATTTTCATCAAACAGAAAATAGAATGCAACTCCTTACCCGATAAACCCAGAACGCCCGAGTCGGACAAGAAGTCAGAAGAAGTGATACATACACAAATAATGGCaatacaaagaaagaaaagcagTTGAACGAATGCATTAATACTACAATAATGTTACACGAGCAATTGGTGGTTAAGCCAAAGATAAAATCAGTCGGGAACCCCATAGCATCAACAGCTAAAGTTGTCCACTTCCATCTTATGGCAAATGTAATAGGCACTTAATCTTATCTCCATTTCTTACGACACTGAGAGAATCACGGAGATCTTAAATTGGGGGAGATGTTCCTTTAAACTAGAAGGATGAAACGAGCATCATTTCATAGCTTAAGAATTTCCCAAGGCATAGAAGTTGACCTTCCTAATATGTCTCTCCTATCTTATCTACAATCCCGTCTAATTTCTCTCTATCTATCAGAGGGGAAATCCACATCATTCTCAGCAACTTTAAAATGCTGGGGATGATGGCCTGAGCAATGCAGATTCCACATTTTGAAGTAAGCCCTTTCCAGATTCCTCACCTGCACCAATTGGTTTCAAAAAACATGGTCAGCACTCAGTTTTCTCTTTAAGTAGGGAGTACTTGATTTTTAACGGAGAAGATACTACTATCTTACTATGAAGACAGAACTTAAGCAATTAAGTTTCTACAAGACTGAAAGTTAGAAATCAGACTTACCCAGCGTGTTGTGTCAAACAGAGGGCAAGTCATCCGGACCGCCTTGAGTTTGTTAGTAAGTGCCTGGAGCTTTGGGGGGTTCAATGCCAAAGATACAGCCTTCTCTTCATACTCTGTCATACTGCATGAGCAACATCAGAAAATTAGAGTACTAGAGTTTACACTAAACCTtctgaaaagtgaaaaccaaCTAGGAAGTAAACATCACAGACTAACAAGGCTACTTCTATAACAATTATCGAAATTCTACACTGAAATTTAGTCCTTGTTCTCGCTCCAGCAACCTATACACATTCTATAAAACTCCACAACCAGCTAAAAATACAGGAACCTTGGTTTATTCTGCCAGTAAATTGAGAGCTTGCTTGCTAGTGATTTCCCATTAATGGGGAGCTTGCAAACAAATGACATCTAAATagaatcaaatttttttaatttcttaaccAAAAGTTGGAAGAACCTACTGAATCTTTACGAATAGAAAGAAGTGTGATCCAACTCCCACAAAATACGTTTAGGGACTAGGAATCATGTAAAACTCAATTATTCTACATAAATGCTAATGAGACCAACCTGCTAACTATCATTTCCTCCCCCAATCCAGTAGCGAGACACAAAGATCCAGCAACCCTGGTGGCCATCTTCTCAAGGGGAAGGGTCACCATTGGTAAACCTGCCCACAGAACATCTGTGCCAGTAGTATGTGCATTGCATAGAGGCCTataatgaaaacaaacagaaatCAATAGTCCACCCTACTGTATAGAAACTATGAAGGAGAAACACTATGAATCGAGGGAAAAGAAGATTACGTGTCAAGGAACAAATCTGCTAAAGCACTGCGCCTGATATGTTCACCTTTCATAGCAACATCTGTAAAAATAATCTGGTCTGCTTGAACTCCTTGGGCGGCAGCATCTGAACAATGTCCAATAATGAACAGAAGCATTATAATAccataaatttttatttttatttcagaTAAAGCAAAAGGACTGCATTGTTAATTTCCTGAAGTGGATATTCACAGTTTGCTTTACAGCTGCTGAATAGTAAATCATGACGTACATGCACGGAGTCTCATTTCTCCTGCAGCAGGGAATCTGAGGAGCCAGAGTGCACTGTTGGGTACGCGTTTAAGAATATTACACCTAGAAAGACAAAGCAACATGAGTGAGATGCCAAAATTTTGCAAACGCACCCATATTTTCTGAGGAACGCAGTTCAGGATCTCATCATGTTCTTACCAAGTATTAAAGATTTCAGGATCCATTTTGTACAATTGGTTAAAGGTTGCAAATATAAATTTATCCTCTGGCAGACCATAGTCTGATCTTTTGTGTCGACAATTTGGATCCAATACATCCTGatttttctgaaaaaaaaaacccaagcCAGATAATTCAGGTGTCATGCAGCTACGCTCAACTTACACAGCAAATAGAGTAAATTTAGTTCTGAGAAAAGTGCCAACCTGCTTATAGTCATTAACAAAATAGCaatgtggaagatgaacaagcTTCTCagagtaa contains:
- the LOC126798025 gene encoding U11/U12 small nuclear ribonucleoprotein 48 kDa protein, with product MNRTPAQFSHTPFTFPPSIPNPNVFNPRPQNAQSEMKAPLLPPDLSTAVSSLSSLIGDCSRTLDSLSSLLPVPSRDDLHDNDGLITCPVNCNHRVHPHSLFSHSLRCPSPLHHLLPPLHYPKTLESPDQSQAGQSFVQVHNGSDLCLSLEHHYAEFGCNMFYRDCPGVVTSSALDVFNKTFTLPSVLSAECADFSGREDSEKMICDKGCSRLLPSEYWAIKNELGGWNEYPSMYSNCVLRAILGLGVVRECDLAMWVIVNSPKYGIVIDVPMRDHLVLLITLCLRAIIREAISKVDYTDSENRGFGCPILVESLVWLASQLSKLYGELNGTIFSINILKHCILDAALGFLVFPLDQKVTEPPASEDCSQNLDVDGSCVGDDEITKPLSTDGACNIKGSIFNKVVCVSQVAAAIAALHERSLLEKIIKGERASQTLPRYQRVLEHDHFSRRADEERKNRSQYRPIIDHDGLPRQQSSNQETNKTKTKEELLAEERDYKRRRMSYRGKKVKRTTLQVTRDIIEEYMEEIKQVGGIGCFERALEGQGSTPFKLPTDFTIDDTPTERNNESERGSPSHTRKQSHSRYTIHSTTSRLASTKDQEQPKRSPHREYLEDSRSLSNRRDTENYSRSPERSGRRGWSHGQSEQDHRQGTNTKHHERNRSSKYHDSRYKYHDNRSSSVSKSHQKSKVNRDEKTYENHKSNSVEKYTFDDRYNPLEVNDRYEEDLSSGDKYAREGRYSVNEQSPDYM